A genome region from Bacillus sp. SM2101 includes the following:
- a CDS encoding erythromycin esterase family protein, with product MKSLKKNKVYIFFSSLLLVILIAGCSNQQVSEGTENSQRVTNDVELKTVQYDKPEHIKSIELESSDYSDLEFLKDILKDKRVVMLGESSHGVSEYSLIKSRLIKFLHEELDYNIVAFESGLAEVYTTNEMLLDIRSEQAMKNALHPVWFTDHNMYLFKYIKEQKATKNPINIVGFDMQPQPYIDKYINDYFKDRNTDFTTDLQAVEQEYYQYVRSIWGADYPDNWQQESELLTEKYSDLVYQIGQGEWAKLINEDEKQFFIKIFEQRIRSITEKYTEENVMDQNGKGDLESRDRIMADNLEWLLEEIYPDEKFIVWAHNGHIMKNRSTIKMDPYEPYKNMVEYLPDDIKEQSYIVGLYMYSGKNAANSREVFDVSTEHKTNSIEFQLNQPGYPVSFINIDISDDATNKYWWNAEATSQLWGANEETFIPSEQY from the coding sequence ATGAAATCATTAAAGAAGAATAAAGTTTACATATTTTTTTCTTCACTTCTACTAGTCATACTTATAGCTGGTTGTTCAAATCAACAAGTTTCTGAGGGCACAGAAAACAGTCAAAGGGTTACTAATGATGTAGAGCTAAAAACAGTTCAATATGATAAACCTGAACATATTAAATCTATCGAATTGGAAAGTTCGGACTATAGTGATCTGGAATTTTTAAAAGATATATTAAAAGACAAGAGAGTGGTTATGCTAGGGGAAAGCTCACATGGCGTTTCAGAATACAGTCTGATTAAAAGCAGGTTAATAAAGTTTTTACATGAGGAATTAGATTACAATATTGTGGCATTTGAAAGTGGATTAGCAGAGGTATATACAACTAATGAAATGCTGTTAGATATAAGGTCTGAACAAGCAATGAAAAATGCCTTACACCCAGTGTGGTTTACAGATCATAATATGTACTTGTTTAAATACATTAAAGAACAAAAAGCAACTAAGAACCCAATTAATATAGTAGGATTCGATATGCAACCACAACCGTACATAGATAAATATATAAATGATTATTTTAAGGATAGAAATACAGATTTTACAACAGACTTACAAGCTGTAGAACAAGAGTATTATCAGTATGTCCGCTCAATATGGGGAGCAGATTATCCAGATAATTGGCAACAAGAAAGTGAGTTATTAACTGAAAAATACAGTGATTTAGTGTACCAAATAGGTCAAGGGGAGTGGGCGAAATTGATAAATGAGGATGAAAAACAATTTTTCATAAAGATTTTTGAGCAAAGAATTAGGTCTATTACAGAAAAATATACTGAAGAAAATGTTATGGATCAAAATGGTAAAGGTGATTTAGAATCTCGAGATAGAATAATGGCTGATAATCTAGAGTGGTTATTAGAAGAAATATATCCAGATGAAAAGTTTATTGTATGGGCACATAATGGTCATATTATGAAAAATAGATCAACTATCAAAATGGATCCATATGAACCATATAAGAACATGGTAGAATATTTACCAGACGATATTAAAGAACAATCATATATAGTGGGACTCTATATGTACAGTGGAAAAAATGCAGCTAACAGTAGAGAAGTTTTTGATGTAAGTACTGAACATAAAACAAACTCAATAGAATTTCAACTTAATCAACCAGGATATCCTGTTTCATTTATTAATATTGATATAAGTGACGACGCTACAAATAAGTATTGGTGGAATGCTGAAGCAACAAGTCAGCTTTGGGGGGCAAATGAGGAAACATTTATCCCTAGCGAGCAATATG